One genomic segment of Bombina bombina isolate aBomBom1 chromosome 4, aBomBom1.pri, whole genome shotgun sequence includes these proteins:
- the C4H3orf80 gene encoding uncharacterized membrane protein C3orf80 homolog → MRRMLQCLPEGSMVITAVLLWVELLQESQAGWSCGDLLCGEKEGCCVFGNVSHTEIKCCKLPFHTFLDNVGWFVRKLSGLLILLVLFAIGYFLQRMICPSPRRYTRRQQQRSQDGPGLLNETSSQDSLIDSVRHLSEHELRIIASPVFLQLPSYEEVKYLPTYEESMRLNQVILPVSQIPAQAGEEGRPGTQTSH, encoded by the coding sequence ATGAGGAGGATGTTGCAGTGCCTACCGGAAGGTTCCATGGTAATCACGGCAGTGCTGCTGTGGGTAGAGCTGCTGCAGGAGTCCCAGGCTGGCTGGAGCTGCGGGGATCTGCTCTGCGGGGAGAAGGAAGGCTGCTGTGTATTTGGGAATGTCAGCCACACGGAGATCAAATGCTGCAAGCTGCCCTTCCACACTTTCCTGGACAACGTGGGCTGGTTTGTCAGAAAGCTGTCCGGACTGCTTATACTGCTGGTGCTCTTCGCCATCGGCTACTTCCTCCAGCGCATGATTTGCCCCAGCCCGCGCAGGTACACGCGGCGTCAACAGCAGCGCAGTCAGGATGGCCCGGGGCTGCTGAATGAAACCAGCTCTCAGGACTCGCTCATAGACAGTGTCCGGCATCTGTCAGAGCACGAGCTGCGTATCATCGCTTCGCCGGTTTTCCTGCAGCTGCCCAGCTACGAGGAGGTCAAGTACCTACCTACATACGAAGAGTCCATGAGACTCAACCAGGTCATCCTGCCAGTATCACAGATCCCAGCACAGGCAGGAGAGGAGGGGAGGCCAGGGACACAGACCTCTCACTGA